From the Pseudodesulfovibrio alkaliphilus genome, one window contains:
- a CDS encoding OmpH family outer membrane protein, with protein sequence MKKVLFLAIACVLLFHSAAFAETKIGVFNMQAVMVNCDYGKAVAAKLKAQFEPLEKSLEKEAQDIQRLEDELRNQDMALKLDAKQDKQREFRRITRDYQDSVAAYRQKMQAAQQELGQPVLEKIIKVMAEYARANNYTAIFEMGSSGVSYVAEGVDITDNLVEELNKLKKAGK encoded by the coding sequence ATGAAAAAGGTTTTGTTTTTGGCCATTGCCTGTGTCCTTCTCTTTCACTCGGCGGCGTTCGCCGAGACCAAAATCGGCGTGTTCAACATGCAGGCGGTGATGGTCAATTGCGACTACGGTAAGGCCGTGGCTGCAAAATTGAAGGCGCAATTCGAGCCCCTTGAAAAGAGCCTTGAGAAAGAGGCCCAAGACATCCAGAGGCTCGAAGACGAACTGCGCAATCAGGACATGGCTCTTAAGTTGGATGCCAAGCAGGACAAGCAGCGCGAGTTTCGCCGCATCACCCGCGACTATCAGGACAGTGTGGCCGCGTATCGCCAGAAGATGCAGGCTGCACAGCAGGAACTCGGCCAGCCAGTGCTCGAGAAAATCATCAAAGTCATGGCTGAATACGCGAGGGCCAACAATTACACCGCCATTTTTGAAATGGGCTCCAGCGGCGTTTCCTATGTCGCCGAAGGCGTTGACATCACCGACAACCTCGTCGAAGAGCTCAATAAGCTGAAAAAAGCCGGAAAATAA
- the lpxD gene encoding UDP-3-O-(3-hydroxymyristoyl)glucosamine N-acyltransferase yields the protein MKIKLSALAEKLGLDHTGDDMEIAGVNTLEKAGPDEISFLVNPKYAHLLDSTRAGCVLTSGPYADRVARALVSANVYMDLAKVVNVFAVPQGCLSGGSEFAFIHHEARVDASATVYPFAFIGAGAIVGANSIIFPGCYVGENSVIGSDCQLYPNAVVMGGVILGDNVILQPGAVVGGDGYGYAQTPLGHMKIPQIGIVEVEDNVEIGANSTIDRAALDTTRIGRGTKIDNLVQIGHNVQVGQNCLIIGQVGIGGSSRVGDNVILAGQVGVADNADIGDGAMIGAQSGVSGKIEGGSRLAGSPVMPATTFLRAAGSCMPRLPELFRRVKALEKELKAVRKAAPKGSDHEQQ from the coding sequence ATGAAGATCAAGTTGTCGGCCCTTGCCGAAAAACTTGGCCTTGACCACACCGGGGACGATATGGAGATTGCCGGGGTGAATACCCTGGAAAAGGCGGGACCCGACGAAATCTCCTTTCTCGTCAACCCCAAGTACGCGCATTTGCTGGATTCGACCCGGGCCGGATGTGTTCTCACCTCCGGCCCGTATGCCGATCGGGTTGCCCGTGCGCTGGTCAGCGCCAACGTCTACATGGACTTGGCCAAGGTGGTGAATGTCTTTGCTGTTCCCCAGGGATGCCTGTCCGGTGGCAGCGAGTTTGCCTTTATTCATCACGAGGCCCGTGTCGATGCTTCGGCCACTGTCTATCCCTTCGCCTTTATCGGGGCCGGGGCCATTGTCGGTGCCAACAGCATCATTTTTCCCGGCTGTTATGTGGGGGAGAACAGTGTTATCGGCTCCGATTGCCAGCTCTATCCCAATGCCGTGGTCATGGGCGGAGTGATCCTTGGCGACAATGTTATCCTCCAGCCTGGGGCGGTGGTCGGCGGGGATGGCTATGGGTACGCCCAAACACCTCTTGGACACATGAAAATCCCCCAGATCGGCATCGTGGAGGTTGAAGACAATGTTGAGATAGGTGCCAACTCGACCATTGACAGGGCTGCACTGGACACCACGCGTATCGGCCGGGGTACAAAGATTGATAACCTCGTGCAGATCGGACACAACGTGCAGGTGGGGCAGAACTGCCTGATCATCGGCCAAGTTGGCATCGGGGGCAGCTCCCGTGTGGGCGACAACGTCATCCTTGCAGGACAGGTGGGCGTTGCCGACAATGCGGACATAGGCGACGGAGCCATGATCGGGGCGCAGAGCGGTGTTTCCGGCAAGATCGAAGGGGGCAGCAGGTTGGCCGGGAGCCCGGTAATGCCTGCCACCACCTTCCTCAGGGCCGCTGGTTCGTGCATGCCCAGGCTGCCGGAACTCTTTCGACGCGTGAAGGCTCTGGAAAAGGAACTCAAGGCGGTCAGGAAGGCCGCCCCAAAGGGGAGCGACCATGAGCAGCAGTGA
- the fabZ gene encoding 3-hydroxyacyl-ACP dehydratase FabZ, with the protein MSSSEHLLDIRQIMQMLPHRYPFLLVDRVLEFEPGVRLKAYKNVSMNEAFFQGHFPGLPVMPGVLILEALAQAGGVFVMSTVREPLEDKVFLFTGLNKVKFRKPVVPGDRLMLNVTYEKHKMNIWRMQGVAEVDGHVVAQGEFSAAVAKKGDM; encoded by the coding sequence ATGAGCAGCAGTGAACACCTTCTGGACATCAGGCAGATAATGCAGATGCTGCCTCACCGCTACCCTTTCCTCCTGGTGGATCGGGTTTTGGAGTTCGAGCCCGGCGTCAGGCTCAAGGCGTACAAGAATGTCAGCATGAACGAGGCTTTTTTTCAGGGACATTTCCCTGGACTTCCGGTGATGCCCGGTGTGCTTATCCTTGAGGCTCTGGCCCAGGCTGGCGGTGTCTTCGTCATGAGTACAGTGCGTGAACCCCTTGAGGACAAGGTGTTCCTTTTCACTGGCCTGAACAAGGTCAAGTTCCGCAAGCCGGTGGTTCCCGGTGACAGGCTGATGCTCAACGTCACCTATGAAAAGCACAAGATGAATATCTGGCGCATGCAGGGCGTAGCCGAGGTGGATGGTCATGTAGTGGCCCAAGGCGAGTTTTCTGCCGCTGTGGCCAAGAAAGGGGATATGTAG
- the lpxA gene encoding acyl-ACP--UDP-N-acetylglucosamine O-acyltransferase codes for MATEIHSTAVIDPSAQLGVDVHIGPFVVVGAEARVGDGSLLESHVVIKSFTELGSGNHVHPHAVIGGEPQHTAYKGEKTYTRIGDNNRIRECVTIHRGTVQGEGETRIGSNCMFMAYAHIAHDCVIGDNVIMANAVNLAGHVVLGRNVIISGLSAVQQFIRIGEYAFLGGASGYKLDVPPFMLAHGVRGMLFGPNLIGLRRNGFDAAACKGLKKAYKIIFRSGLTREQGLAQVEREIVGIPQVDRLVAFIRESKNGVTPDHKQRNCHEEP; via the coding sequence GTGGCAACAGAGATTCATTCCACCGCGGTCATCGACCCGTCTGCCCAGCTCGGCGTTGATGTTCATATCGGTCCATTTGTTGTGGTCGGTGCCGAGGCGAGAGTCGGTGACGGTTCGCTTCTTGAATCCCATGTGGTGATCAAGTCGTTCACCGAACTTGGCAGCGGCAATCATGTCCACCCCCATGCAGTCATTGGCGGTGAGCCTCAACACACGGCCTACAAGGGCGAGAAGACCTATACCCGAATTGGTGACAACAACAGGATTCGCGAATGCGTCACCATCCACCGGGGTACGGTCCAAGGCGAAGGCGAGACTCGCATCGGGTCCAACTGCATGTTCATGGCCTATGCACACATCGCGCACGACTGCGTCATCGGCGACAACGTCATCATGGCCAATGCCGTAAATCTGGCCGGGCATGTCGTGTTGGGCCGCAACGTGATCATCAGCGGTCTCTCCGCAGTACAGCAATTCATCCGTATAGGTGAGTACGCCTTTTTGGGCGGCGCCAGCGGATACAAGCTCGACGTGCCTCCTTTCATGCTGGCCCATGGCGTTCGCGGTATGCTCTTTGGACCCAATCTCATCGGTCTGCGCCGCAACGGCTTTGATGCGGCAGCCTGCAAAGGATTGAAGAAGGCATACAAGATCATATTCCGATCGGGTCTCACCCGTGAACAGGGGCTGGCCCAGGTGGAGCGCGAGATTGTCGGCATTCCCCAGGTGGACCGGCTGGTGGCCTTCATCCGCGAGAGCAAGAATGGTGTGACCCCTGACCACAAACAGCGCAACTGCCACGAGGAGCCGTAA
- a CDS encoding LpxI family protein → MSEAISTIGLIAGGRQFPLLVAQGVKAHGCRLVVAGFTGHTNMEVAAHADVWRELKLGKLGKLIDYFREHGVQRVIMAGTIDKPKVMDIRHLDMRAVKLLFSQKGKGDSAILGALARELEREGMPVIPAHEYLPDLLTPTGVMTRREPDGREWEDLRFGWRIAKELGRMDIGQCLVLREGIISAVEALEGTDQAIARGCALGGPGCVIVKIFKPGQQEQVDLPSLGLDTVRIMAEGSASCLGIEGGKSLFFDREAAVALADKAGIAIVGLSSDQFHE, encoded by the coding sequence ATGAGCGAAGCCATTTCCACCATCGGATTGATTGCCGGCGGGCGTCAGTTTCCCTTGCTGGTGGCCCAGGGTGTCAAGGCGCATGGGTGTCGTTTGGTGGTGGCCGGATTCACCGGCCATACCAATATGGAGGTGGCCGCCCATGCGGATGTCTGGCGCGAACTCAAGCTTGGAAAACTCGGAAAGCTCATCGACTATTTCCGCGAGCACGGGGTGCAGCGGGTAATCATGGCCGGAACCATCGACAAGCCCAAGGTCATGGACATTCGCCATCTGGATATGCGCGCGGTGAAGCTTCTCTTCAGTCAGAAGGGCAAGGGCGATTCGGCCATTCTTGGCGCATTGGCTCGAGAACTGGAGCGCGAAGGAATGCCCGTGATTCCTGCCCATGAATATCTGCCGGATTTGCTCACCCCCACAGGGGTCATGACCCGGCGCGAACCAGACGGAAGGGAGTGGGAAGATCTGCGCTTTGGATGGCGGATCGCCAAGGAACTCGGCCGGATGGATATAGGCCAGTGCCTCGTGCTTCGCGAGGGGATCATCTCTGCCGTCGAAGCGCTGGAGGGCACGGATCAAGCCATTGCCCGGGGGTGCGCCTTGGGCGGTCCCGGGTGCGTGATCGTCAAGATATTCAAACCCGGCCAGCAGGAACAGGTGGATCTGCCCAGCCTCGGTCTCGACACCGTTCGCATCATGGCCGAGGGAAGCGCTTCCTGCCTTGGTATTGAAGGGGGCAAAAGTCTTTTTTTCGACCGTGAAGCGGCGGTGGCCCTGGCCGACAAGGCCGGAATCGCCATAGTCGGACTCTCCTCGGATCAATTCCACGAATGA
- a CDS encoding damage-control phosphatase ARMT1 family protein → MNTATACLECFGRMAQREARLALPDDEAGRRRIAEAWEDRLAGLDLNVPPPVIARHLADTVAEVVVELGGCPADYYLDDKRRDNQAALRLLPGLQARLDAEAAKPGGHPLALALELAIIGNCMDRGVDLNLDWESELDALDRCVDPAILARFSAETLTGARVMVLGDNAGEIVLDTLLVRQLLARGCDVTYAVRSRPILNDATLDDAAEVGMTRLCRVTESGVDTPGTVLDRCSPGFLRLLRDADVVLSKGQGNFEALQGSMDGVYCAFKVKCERVAAETGLRLGASALIRLEGADRRGVAGRWRS, encoded by the coding sequence ATGAATACAGCGACAGCATGCCTTGAGTGCTTCGGGCGCATGGCGCAACGCGAGGCGCGGCTAGCTCTGCCGGATGATGAGGCGGGCCGCCGACGTATCGCCGAGGCGTGGGAGGATCGACTGGCCGGGCTGGATCTGAACGTGCCGCCGCCGGTCATTGCCAGACATCTGGCGGACACCGTGGCCGAGGTCGTGGTTGAACTGGGCGGTTGTCCGGCGGATTACTATCTCGACGACAAACGCAGGGATAACCAGGCCGCGTTACGGCTGCTGCCCGGTCTTCAGGCGCGTCTCGACGCCGAGGCAGCGAAACCGGGCGGCCATCCGCTTGCCCTGGCACTGGAACTGGCCATTATCGGCAATTGCATGGACCGGGGCGTTGACCTCAATCTCGATTGGGAGTCGGAATTGGATGCGTTGGACCGATGCGTCGATCCCGCCATTCTCGCCCGGTTCAGTGCCGAGACCCTTACGGGAGCCAGGGTGATGGTGCTTGGCGACAACGCGGGAGAAATTGTCCTGGACACGCTGTTGGTTCGGCAACTGCTTGCCCGAGGCTGCGACGTGACCTATGCGGTGCGCTCGCGACCCATCCTCAACGATGCGACACTGGACGATGCGGCAGAGGTTGGCATGACCCGTCTGTGCCGGGTGACGGAAAGCGGCGTGGATACGCCGGGCACAGTGCTCGACAGGTGCTCGCCTGGATTTCTCCGGCTTTTGCGTGATGCCGATGTCGTTTTGTCCAAGGGGCAGGGTAACTTCGAGGCGCTTCAGGGCTCCATGGATGGCGTCTACTGCGCCTTTAAGGTCAAATGCGAACGGGTTGCGGCGGAAACCGGGCTGCGGCTCGGCGCTTCCGCATTGATTCGTCTTGAGGGCGCTGACCGCCGCGGTGTTGCCGGAAGGTGGCGTTCATGA
- a CDS encoding AsmA family protein, producing the protein MIGRVGKVVLEAVVACVIVVAAVLLWASFYVDSEEFRLRFTSMAEGVLGRPVHLEGGLDIALYPMPSLEVRGLIVEDAAEYGATPLAEIDIVHVIVRLMPLISGSVEIESIVARGVRVNVVRPEQGTFNWLALLEDMGRREGSGTASFRVDTVSLSGLEISDASIVYRDHQGGVHFDLGGIDLRTGGIRSGQRVPFVADSDFSWGHEGVQSKLTIQGMVRMDEDWSGFALEEASLSASIGGRFLPRGASPAELTARLTADWDKGVVALEGIRGRFLGLMVEGSLHSTDLGRSLGASGTVTLHPFSPAKVITRYAPGIPVSKVDGLERSTFSTALNVDANGLFFSGMTLTLDDQTLRGDLSLRDFNTPVWTFDLRGDAFDLDRYLPLIMTDEPFIWADYPLGFARDLRGKGTLSMDSFRLFETTSTDVRLAVDAQGGAIEAEASAVVPDGVHLKTGAHFALGRDEASGNPTLALRGELRAELLPVGFAPFATGALRLIGPSTLVARVETSSLVCPPDVRSIGILRALSGEVELSLGRGRVGIAGRDGGIVYREVARAVASSVFKSRGGTSGDKYDFSVSTSVDARGAVQGESLIWTMAGPLALGIDAPFVAGKGLSTSGQVSGPIFLGREGALTLAGELAFDTRSHTASLVKGVLTTLGADLLGEVHVTNMDTRFNAAGQFSLPRLDPRRSIGELGGGHIATKDPEALGSASLACRFTLDADGFILDDVIAELDGMPISGRVVGTGLSSPMLAFDFDAGALDIDRYLPPSPTEEERQAGRAPRNPPVDLPLNFLRGLRLDGQGRFQEFKLGKIRARDFSAKVHADKGIIHVGDVKGTVHEGTLTGELAGQVVKDSLVLKMRLGVTQMQAGLLLEDVAGRDYVRGATQVSFDLESSGRTDDDILANLNGSAQVQIRNGSFKFTGYEVKSSTEPDRSIGQIADDPRTRRTSFWKAYGEFAVQQGVFTANTFRVEAPPVLQCYGTGWFSLPDDTINLAIRNDFVVVPSLTIELVGKLSNPEVRIPKDRILNDTVRNILSLPERSFNFLRDLFK; encoded by the coding sequence ATGATCGGTCGTGTCGGCAAAGTGGTCCTCGAGGCGGTGGTCGCCTGCGTCATCGTTGTGGCTGCCGTACTCCTTTGGGCTTCGTTCTATGTGGACAGCGAGGAGTTTCGTCTTCGTTTCACCTCCATGGCAGAGGGGGTTCTGGGGCGGCCCGTGCACCTTGAGGGCGGGTTGGATATCGCCCTGTATCCCATGCCTTCGCTTGAGGTCCGGGGGTTGATCGTGGAGGACGCTGCCGAGTACGGTGCCACTCCTCTGGCCGAGATAGACATCGTGCATGTCATCGTCCGTCTGATGCCGCTTATTTCCGGAAGCGTGGAGATCGAGTCCATCGTGGCCCGGGGGGTGCGGGTCAATGTTGTCCGTCCGGAACAAGGAACATTCAACTGGCTGGCGCTGTTGGAAGATATGGGGCGCCGGGAAGGATCCGGGACGGCCTCATTCCGGGTCGATACCGTTTCTCTGAGCGGTCTTGAGATTTCTGATGCTTCCATAGTCTATCGGGATCATCAGGGCGGTGTGCATTTCGACCTGGGGGGGATCGACCTGCGCACAGGCGGGATTCGCTCCGGTCAGCGTGTTCCCTTTGTGGCCGACAGTGATTTTTCGTGGGGCCATGAGGGGGTGCAGTCAAAACTGACCATTCAGGGCATGGTGAGGATGGACGAGGATTGGTCCGGGTTCGCGCTGGAGGAGGCGAGCCTGTCCGCCTCGATAGGCGGCCGCTTCCTGCCTCGGGGCGCTTCTCCTGCAGAGTTGACGGCCCGGTTGACGGCGGACTGGGACAAAGGAGTGGTGGCGCTTGAGGGCATTCGTGGCCGCTTCCTCGGACTCATGGTCGAAGGGAGTCTGCACAGCACAGATCTCGGTCGTTCGCTGGGAGCCTCCGGTACCGTCACCTTGCATCCGTTCTCCCCGGCCAAGGTTATCACCAGGTATGCGCCCGGGATTCCGGTTTCCAAGGTTGATGGGTTGGAGCGTAGCACCTTTTCCACGGCCCTTAATGTGGACGCCAATGGCTTGTTTTTTTCCGGCATGACCCTGACCCTGGATGACCAGACTCTGCGCGGCGATCTGTCTTTGAGGGATTTCAACACCCCGGTCTGGACCTTTGATTTGCGGGGCGACGCCTTTGACCTGGACCGCTATCTGCCTTTGATCATGACCGACGAGCCCTTTATCTGGGCTGATTATCCCTTGGGTTTTGCACGGGATCTTCGTGGCAAGGGAACACTTTCCATGGACAGTTTCAGGCTGTTTGAGACGACCAGCACCGACGTGAGGCTGGCTGTCGACGCCCAAGGCGGAGCTATTGAAGCAGAGGCCTCGGCTGTTGTCCCGGACGGGGTGCATCTTAAGACCGGAGCGCATTTTGCCCTGGGACGCGACGAGGCAAGCGGCAACCCAACGCTGGCCCTGCGCGGCGAGCTTCGGGCCGAGTTGCTTCCTGTGGGGTTCGCTCCTTTTGCCACCGGGGCGCTGCGGTTGATCGGGCCGTCCACTCTTGTTGCGCGTGTGGAGACGAGTTCTCTGGTCTGCCCGCCTGATGTCCGGTCTATCGGCATACTCCGTGCCCTGTCCGGAGAGGTTGAACTGAGCTTGGGCAGAGGGAGAGTGGGGATTGCGGGTCGGGACGGCGGCATCGTGTATCGCGAGGTAGCCAGGGCCGTTGCCTCGTCGGTGTTCAAGTCACGTGGAGGCACATCGGGCGACAAGTACGATTTTTCCGTGTCGACCAGCGTGGATGCCAGGGGAGCGGTCCAGGGCGAATCGCTGATATGGACCATGGCCGGACCGCTTGCGCTGGGGATTGACGCTCCCTTTGTCGCAGGCAAGGGTCTGAGCACAAGCGGACAGGTGTCCGGCCCGATCTTTCTTGGTCGGGAAGGCGCTTTGACTCTGGCCGGTGAGCTGGCCTTTGACACCCGTTCGCACACCGCCTCGCTGGTCAAGGGAGTGCTGACGACACTGGGTGCTGATCTTCTGGGCGAGGTTCATGTCACCAACATGGATACGCGATTCAATGCCGCGGGCCAGTTTTCGCTGCCCCGGCTTGATCCCAGAAGGAGTATCGGCGAACTGGGCGGCGGCCATATCGCCACCAAAGACCCCGAGGCCCTGGGCTCGGCCAGCCTTGCCTGCCGCTTCACCCTTGATGCCGATGGTTTCATTCTTGACGATGTGATTGCCGAACTCGATGGGATGCCCATCAGTGGCCGTGTGGTCGGTACGGGCCTGTCAAGCCCCATGCTCGCCTTTGATTTTGACGCCGGAGCGTTGGATATTGACCGCTATTTGCCGCCATCTCCCACCGAGGAGGAGCGACAGGCAGGCAGGGCGCCCCGGAACCCTCCGGTGGATCTGCCTTTGAACTTTCTGCGCGGTTTGCGCCTCGACGGCCAGGGCCGATTCCAGGAGTTCAAGTTAGGCAAGATTCGAGCGCGGGATTTTTCGGCCAAAGTCCATGCTGACAAGGGGATCATCCATGTGGGCGATGTCAAGGGCACGGTCCACGAGGGAACCTTGACCGGAGAGCTTGCCGGTCAGGTCGTCAAGGATTCCCTGGTCCTCAAGATGCGTCTGGGGGTCACTCAGATGCAGGCCGGTCTTCTTTTGGAGGATGTGGCGGGCAGGGACTATGTGCGCGGTGCCACCCAAGTGTCTTTTGACCTCGAAAGCTCCGGCCGCACGGATGACGACATCCTGGCCAACCTGAACGGCTCGGCACAGGTGCAGATTCGCAACGGGTCTTTCAAATTCACCGGGTACGAAGTCAAATCTTCAACCGAGCCGGATCGCTCCATAGGACAGATAGCCGATGATCCAAGAACACGGCGAACCTCGTTTTGGAAGGCTTACGGCGAGTTCGCGGTTCAGCAGGGCGTTTTCACGGCCAACACATTCCGGGTGGAGGCGCCTCCTGTGCTGCAATGCTACGGTACTGGCTGGTTCAGCCTGCCCGATGACACCATCAATTTGGCCATACGCAATGATTTCGTGGTGGTGCCGAGCCTGACCATAGAGTTGGTCGGCAAGCTTTCCAACCCGGAAGTCAGGATTCCCAAGGATAGGATCCTCAACGACACGGTGCGCAACATTCTGAGTCTGCCGGAAAGATCCTTCAATTTTCTGCGCGATCTGTTCAAATGA
- a CDS encoding YhjD/YihY/BrkB family envelope integrity protein: protein MTKEDLERKAREFKRHFSEGIWTSNDQDTPLPVRLWRSISRLLYLVGFGFIKDQCLIRAAALTFTTILSIVPFLAVAFSISKGFGLQNTEFIRTLILKLTTGRAEVADRIIEYIDRTNVQALGWVGVATLLFTVLSLVGTIEKAFNTIWSVTKGRSTWRKVADFFPIILICPMVLLIASSFNLSLQQQQIVTGLLSVEAIGLLEAAFIKATPYALIAMAFSFMYAFIPHTKVHLGAAILGGVVGGVLWQTAQWFYIHWQIGAAKYNAIYGSFAQLPLLLMWIYISWLVVLLGCEVSYAWQNLNSFVRQRYFGKATPFERQKIAVLMMSLLAKRFHDGRPLPSVEEISEGIMAPATLVSDIFQVLQRAGYTVLTDEHDREVYAPVRSLDEVRVLDVVRAVNMDAANRVFRDFAEKFGFIDELFKKLGQDAMSSQANMTLLECASHYPDPAPASARPVVADQHEPSGGEVVG, encoded by the coding sequence ATGACCAAGGAAGATCTCGAACGAAAGGCCAGGGAATTCAAACGCCATTTTTCCGAAGGCATCTGGACGAGTAACGACCAGGATACCCCGTTGCCGGTGCGGTTGTGGCGATCGATTTCGCGTTTGCTCTATCTCGTCGGTTTCGGATTCATCAAGGACCAGTGCCTTATCCGGGCAGCCGCCCTGACCTTTACCACCATCCTGTCCATCGTGCCGTTCCTGGCCGTGGCTTTTTCCATTTCAAAGGGGTTCGGGCTTCAGAACACGGAATTCATTCGCACCCTGATTCTCAAATTGACCACGGGCCGGGCCGAGGTGGCCGACAGGATCATTGAATACATCGACCGTACAAATGTTCAGGCCCTGGGTTGGGTGGGCGTGGCCACGTTGCTCTTTACCGTGCTCTCCCTGGTGGGCACCATCGAGAAGGCGTTCAACACCATCTGGAGTGTGACCAAGGGGCGATCCACGTGGCGCAAGGTTGCCGATTTTTTCCCGATAATCCTCATATGTCCGATGGTGTTGCTCATAGCCTCAAGCTTCAACCTAAGCCTGCAACAGCAGCAGATCGTCACTGGCTTGCTCAGTGTCGAGGCCATCGGCCTGCTTGAGGCGGCGTTTATCAAGGCCACGCCCTATGCACTCATCGCCATGGCCTTTTCCTTCATGTACGCCTTCATTCCCCACACCAAGGTGCATCTCGGAGCTGCAATTCTGGGCGGTGTGGTGGGCGGGGTGCTGTGGCAGACCGCCCAATGGTTCTATATCCACTGGCAGATCGGGGCGGCCAAGTACAACGCCATCTATGGCAGCTTTGCCCAGCTGCCGCTCCTGCTCATGTGGATATACATCAGCTGGCTTGTGGTGCTTCTCGGTTGCGAGGTCAGTTACGCCTGGCAGAACCTCAACTCATTTGTCAGGCAGCGCTATTTCGGCAAGGCCACGCCCTTTGAGCGGCAAAAGATTGCGGTGCTGATGATGAGCCTGCTGGCCAAACGCTTTCACGACGGCAGACCGCTGCCTTCGGTGGAGGAGATTTCCGAAGGAATCATGGCCCCGGCCACGCTGGTTTCCGACATATTCCAGGTATTGCAACGGGCGGGATACACGGTGCTGACCGACGAGCATGACCGGGAGGTCTATGCCCCGGTGCGTTCCCTCGACGAGGTCCGGGTGCTTGACGTGGTCAGGGCCGTGAACATGGACGCGGCCAACCGGGTCTTCCGCGATTTCGCCGAGAAGTTCGGCTTCATCGATGAGCTGTTCAAAAAACTGGGCCAGGACGCCATGAGCAGTCAGGCCAACATGACCCTGCTCGAATGCGCCAGTCACTATCCCGACCCCGCTCCCGCGTCGGCACGGCCTGTGGTGGCCGATCAGCACGAGCCCAGCGGGGGCGAGGTGGTTGGGTAG
- a CDS encoding TSUP family transporter, translating to MTAYLVVFLASIAASGLTLYSGFGLGTLLLPVYSLFFPLEVAVAATAMVHGANNAFKIGVVGRHADRSLVMRFGIPAILAAFVGAALLGYVAHFGEIARYSLGTHEAVVTPIKLSIALLMLAFALFELLPSLRGLKFDRKYLFLGGLLSGFFGGFSGHQGALRSAFLAKVGISPQAFVGTNAVIGFMVDMIRITIYAAAFMTAGTMGLADTAQWPLIATGTVAAFAGVLLGKRYLHKMTMNSVQVITGAFLLGIAIALGLGIV from the coding sequence ATGACCGCGTATCTCGTTGTGTTTCTGGCCTCCATCGCCGCCTCGGGACTGACCCTCTATTCCGGCTTCGGACTGGGCACCTTGCTGCTGCCGGTCTACTCGCTCTTTTTTCCTCTGGAGGTCGCCGTGGCCGCCACGGCCATGGTCCACGGCGCCAACAACGCCTTCAAAATCGGCGTGGTCGGAAGACACGCGGACAGGTCCCTGGTCATGCGGTTCGGTATTCCCGCCATCCTCGCGGCTTTTGTCGGGGCGGCATTGCTCGGATACGTGGCGCATTTTGGCGAAATCGCCCGCTATTCCCTGGGCACCCATGAGGCCGTGGTCACGCCCATCAAGCTCTCCATAGCCCTGCTCATGCTCGCCTTTGCCCTTTTTGAGCTGCTGCCCTCTCTGCGCGGACTGAAGTTTGACAGGAAATACCTCTTTCTCGGGGGCCTTCTTTCAGGATTCTTTGGCGGATTCTCGGGACACCAGGGCGCTCTGCGCTCGGCCTTTCTTGCCAAGGTCGGCATCTCACCCCAGGCGTTCGTGGGAACCAACGCCGTCATCGGATTCATGGTGGATATGATCAGAATAACCATCTATGCCGCAGCCTTCATGACGGCCGGCACAATGGGCCTTGCAGACACCGCTCAGTGGCCCCTGATCGCCACCGGGACAGTGGCCGCCTTTGCCGGAGTGCTGCTGGGCAAACGCTACCTGCACAAAATGACCATGAACAGCGTCCAGGTCATCACAGGAGCTTTCCTGCTTGGCATTGCCATCGCATTGGGACTCGGAATTGTTTGA
- a CDS encoding YdcF family protein codes for MRRLLDGLLRLIGAVTLAGLVLALGLIIGAGHWMRVNDAPKQADYIIPLAGKTSRLIKAAELYHQGFAPVILMSNARELPPSRLDELRLEIGFPNYETHEYHARLAALLGVGDAMGGSFGNGHISTVEEAEALKAHLAGSTPRLLLVTSPTHTRRAKMVFESTLPECEITVVATDEDGFDNTWWRDQRMAQFLVMEFAKTAHYLLGGVFRSTDGSPTAADSGKRN; via the coding sequence ATGCGCCGCTTGCTCGACGGACTCCTCAGGCTCATCGGGGCCGTCACCCTCGCCGGGCTTGTGCTGGCCTTGGGCCTGATTATCGGGGCCGGTCACTGGATGCGGGTCAACGACGCTCCGAAACAGGCGGACTACATCATTCCCCTGGCTGGAAAAACGAGCAGACTGATCAAGGCGGCAGAGCTGTACCACCAGGGATTTGCCCCGGTCATATTGATGAGCAACGCTCGCGAGCTGCCGCCTTCGCGACTCGACGAACTGCGCCTTGAGATCGGATTCCCCAACTACGAGACCCATGAGTACCACGCTCGTCTCGCCGCCCTTCTTGGAGTCGGCGACGCCATGGGAGGCAGCTTCGGCAACGGCCACATCAGCACCGTTGAGGAGGCCGAAGCCCTCAAGGCGCATCTCGCAGGGAGCACTCCACGACTGCTGCTCGTCACCTCGCCCACACACACGCGCCGGGCCAAGATGGTTTTCGAAAGCACCTTGCCCGAGTGTGAAATCACCGTCGTGGCCACGGACGAGGACGGATTCGACAACACTTGGTGGCGCGACCAACGGATGGCCCAGTTCCTGGTCATGGAGTTCGCCAAAACCGCCCACTACCTGTTGGGCGGCGTATTCAGATCAACGGATGGAAGCCCGACGGCGGCCGACTCCGGCAAGAGGAACTGA